DNA from Rhinoderma darwinii isolate aRhiDar2 chromosome 6, aRhiDar2.hap1, whole genome shotgun sequence:
AATTTAGATTTGTCTCTCTATGTGTGTGCAGCTGGGCAAAATCCTTCAGGTTCTTTATCACTGCCCAACACAGAAAAACCAACACTAGGAATTACATGAAGGGGAGCTGCATTTTAATTGACAGGAGCCAGAAGTTccaagtttttattttaaaaaaaggtatttaaaagacacaaattttttttcataaattttttgGCCGAGCTGCTGACAGTCTGCTGCCTCCTGACGTAACATTTTCTTATTCTACTGTTTTTAAACCCCTCATTTCCCAAACTTAGATTGTAAAAAATGTGAGTTCTGCTACATCTGGAATAGATAAAACGTCTGTTTTGCAAAATATATAAAGGCTGGCCAAAATCGAGGGTAAACATCAGAAACGTATTGGATCTTTCCCGCTGTGTGGCTTGGCGGCGTGTATACTTTTGCAAACATTAAAAGAAACATTTTTGTTTTGTAGCTTTCTTCGTCTTGTGATGTTTGTACACGGTGACGGCCCGGATAAGACATCTGCTTGCAGTTTGCATTTAATGGAATTACAAGTTGTAACATACATGGCTCCCCATATTAATAGCAGATATTGTGCCGCATCTGTCCCACCGGTGCCAGCAATAAAAGCGGAGTTGTGTTTGAGTTTTCTCATGATCATATCAACATGGAAATATAAGTCCATTAGCGCTGACTTTCCGTCTATTGCTTTGTATTGTTTCCGGTTAGTAGGCACATTGACATCTTGACACAGTCGTCTGTTCTTATATACAGATGGTGATATACTCTCTGTAGGGAGGCAGAGCCTGCGGGCCAATGCAAAAGCCTATAACCCAGCCAAACGCTAAAAAAACAGCCACTCCGCAGCTTCACATTTATCCTCTGTTAGAACAATAGCGCTGTAGTAGAGCTGTGTTTGTCACTTGGCACCATATGTTATTTTTTCATAGGTCTACTTTTAGGTATCTCTACTACATTGTCGATGCTCAGCTATCACATAAGAGCACTGacaagttcagctctgctacatctgtacctctCATGCTACACAGATCGTCCCTTCCGTTATGATAATATACCAGTAGGTTCTGTAGTTGCAGGGCATTATTGCTTTGGTCCATTAAAGTTCAATTCGTTTTTTGAGGCTGGATCCCCAGACGGTTGTCCAGTGATCTTTTcacatgtatctatgacatattaGGCTGAATTGCCCTTAAAGGGGATCTCCAGAACTTActcattgatggctggctcgtcaATGTTTGATCGGAGGAGAACCCCGCCCATGAGTATaataaatgggactgagctgcactaCCAAGTACAGAACACTCGAGTGTCATTCACCTGCCCTGACCTACAGCTACGATTACCGCGACGaacccttgccgtatgcccagacCTATTACTTCGTTAACCACTCTGCCTTTACCAACGTCAGccagggagactactctgggggtagcgaaCTGGAGTTCTCCCGCCGCGAAGTCCACAATCCATGGGTGAAGGGTGAAGACCGGGGGTTCCTTTAGACTCCACTTCCCGATTTAGCTCCACGTCAACTCTCTTGGTGACAAGGAGGGTTCAGACTGCCCCCGTCTGCGCCTACTACAGCCCTGTCCTAGGAATAATGCTTTTAGGGGAGACTATAGCGTCTCCGGAGGCACCACACGGCAGCACAGCTCCAGACATTAGTGAGTTttcgacacatttttttttttgaatctaGACAAAGTTTCTAAGTTTCTAGttcagcacaaaaaaaaacaacaaaattacttTGGTGGCCCACAGTTCAACACTCCACAGGACTCAGGAGCTAATGGATAAACAGATCATTTACGAGAGCCGTCTGGTGTGCTTTTACTGCTCTCTGAAAGCATCTTACCGAGGAAGAGGAAAAGACGCTTCACCATTTCCACTTTTTCTACTTAATTTGGTCTTCTTATATTACAGCCCAGACCTCATACACGAGGTGACATTGAAATATTCCACTGAGTCCATTGAGACCATATGATAGAAATATCTTGGGGTAATGGGTGGTCTCTATTCCCATGACCCCAGGTATCTACTTTCTTCGCCCGATTCAGGGTCAAAATAGTTGAGGTTTTGCCTAGGACCTTCTCCTAGGAGTGCCCTAAAATGTGGCGCAATTGGTGTCGCGGAATAAAGTTGTGTTGTGTCTTTGTTGTTCTTGAAACTTAGAAGAATAAAACTGGTCGAGGGGCATTATTGCTACAATACCAACAACCCTAATCTGTAGcagagatatatatacacacgtactACCCGACTCtataatcttaaagaggctctgtcaccagattttgcaacccctatctgctattgcagcagatcggcgctgcaatgtagattacagtaacgtttttatttttaaaaaacgagcatttttggccaagttatgaccatttttgtaattatgcaaatgaggcttgcaaaagtccaagtgggtgtgtttaaaagtaaaagtccaagtgggtgtgtattatgtgcgtacatcggggcgtttttaatacatttactagctgggcgctgtgaagagaagtaacatcctcttctcttcagaacgcccagcttgtgacagtgcagatctgtgacgtcactcacaggtcctgcatcgtgacggccacatcggcagcagaggctacagttgattctgcagcagcatcagcgtttgcaggtaagatcgacttacctgcaaacgctgatgctgctgcagaatcatctgtagcctctggtgccgatgtggccgtcacgatgcaggacctgtgagtgacgtcacagatctgcactgtcacaagctgggcgttctgaagagaagaggatgttacttctcatcagagcgcccagctagtgaaagtattaaaaacgccccgatgtacgcacataatacacacccacttggacttttacttttaaacacacccacttggacttttgcaagcctcatttgcataactacaaaaatggtcataacttggccaaaaatgctcgtttttttaaaataaaaacgttactgtaatctacattgcagcgccgatctgctgcaatagcagataggggttgcaaaatctggtgacagagcctctttaagaaaccaGGTCTACTTAGCGCTCTATGTATGGTGACCTTCTTAGTGGTCTTCAAAAATCCAACATCATTGAGTTTGAAATGAAGAGCATGGTGGCCCAGTGGTCAACCTTGTGGCCTTGAGTTGGAAAACCATCAGGTCCACATCGGCATGAAGTTTGGATGTTCTCCTTCTGTTTGGGTTGTCTTCTGGTTACTCAACTTTTTTCTTCCAGACTGAGAAGATACTTAGATTAGTTGGCCTTTATATGATGTGCACCATTGAGTTTAGAATTGTATCTTCTGGCATCTCCTTGATGCTAGAAGATAGTGTCGGTGGGCGTCCAAGAAACTCCCCTGAATGTTTTTGGTCCAGCGAAGTGCCCCTTTAATTCAAGTCGATCACTTttgaccgtaatcaggagaatcaTAGACTATAACGGCCAGAGAGTTTTATAGAGGCCGACAGGagccaaagggggggggggggagcccctTGGTTTTTATCATTACACCCAGGGATTTATTAAGGGTTGACCTTACAGAAACTGAAGGCTAAATTCCaagaaaaataccataaaaataataactttattcagattCTGAGAGGTAGGATTTTAAATCCATACATGACCCTACAAGTTGTATGTGAAAAGAATGCATACTGCAATAACATGTACCGTGTGGATATATTCCCTTTATACGAGTAAATAAGTCGCTGCACAGTTgataacagaaaataaaaattatttacagTAGACGTTGTACTTTCTGAACATTTTGGAGATTCATAATCTTCTCGTGATCTGTTGTGGTTCTGGGACCGATAACCCCTGTGGCTATATAGCTTGTAAATTGTTTTTCTCTGCAGAGTAGAAAAATTTTCCGTTCGTATCTGGAAAGCATCAACAAGCAGGTTAGATGCCACTTCGgggttgtttttacggctttattGCTATTCTAATTATGGCTAATTCGATATCTAATTATTTTCCAACAATTAATTCAGAGGGGAGCCATTATAATGCCTAAGTAATGCATATAAACACATAATAAGAATAACAGATCAGTCAATGGCattttgctgactgtttccagctTTTTATACACTGCTGATTGATGTAAAATTAAAAGGAAAGTCAAAACAGCTGAAAAGGAAGATATAATCCAGAAATGACAGATGTGACAATTGCTCCCTATATAGAGAGagtaaataaaaaattgtttttcaaTTATGAATAAAAGGGAAGCAGTCAGCATGTCCATACTATTTTGATTTGTACCCAGGGCCCTATGTGTTCTATTTGCACCCACAGAACTTTTAGCAAGGACCACGACTATCACAATATTTGTATAAACCCAGTTGGCATGATCAGGAACAGACAGGAACTTCCCTTGACCCTGGAGTGGTGACAACCCTTAACCCCTTGATGACGTTGACCTTGATGATcagaacaattttattttttttcctctttgcattccaaaaatatgtagtataCATGTCCCGCTTTGACGTAAAGATAGAAAAATGATATGgtctgaaaaaaactaaaatccaAAAATGTGTCCGATCCTTGATCCCAAAATGGCCTGGCCTTTAAGAGACTACAATAAGATGCTGAGCTGACTGGCCTTTAAAAAGCTATCAGTACACCAGAAAGTAATTAATTCCATCAACAGATTCAGACAGGGGTCTTGAGATTAccctgtcatgtgcatggggtaAAAAGATCCCTTTTGGGTTCCCTTAGCTGCTTGGCCCATAAGAACAACCTTATGGCCAGATCACGAGGCCACCAGTTCCCTGACCAGTGACAGCTAAGATTTCACTTTTCCCCCGAATTGGAAACCAAGTCTCTGTTCAGATGTCAAAGTCAAAACTGGCCATCGGCCCGCGCAAAAGGGTAAAATGATCAGTTGTTAATGTTTCCTTCCATGCACTTGTCATTTCATTAGATAAGGAAATTTTGTAGCCTTTTACCTAAGACCTGGTATAACACATGGAAGACTTATCTTCCGGTTTCTCATTGGGATTTTGGATCTTCTTGGACCTTTTTACAACAAAAAATTCTGTCAAATAAGTCTTTGAAGCTTGAAGATAGACATCCATAGAGGAAGGGATAGATACAACTTTTCAAATAAGGTATAATGAGGATGAGATAGTAACATTCTTCACTGAACTCTAGATCGGGGATGGCTCCTGATACTATTTCAAGAAAATGAGTTGGAAGCCAGAAGACGATAAATACCAGAGAGAGGACCATGATCATCACCACGTCTTCTTTGACACCATTAAGTGTGGACTGGTCGTGCCTTCGGACCCGACATTGGgtaagagtgagaaagacaccaaTCAATATCACTGGAGCTAGAAATGCAATGGAAAACCTGTAAGAGATGAAGGAGATGTTCCACACGGCAGCTGGTTCCGGCCAAGAGATCCGGCAATTGGAGAACTCATCCACATTGGCATAGAGAAAGAAGGGGATCCCCAGTAAGAGACTCAATATCCATATCACAAGACTGGACAGCGCAGCTCCCTTAAGTCTGAGTTTCTTAGAGAAAGATGGGAAATACATCTGCAAGAAGACATCGATGGACATGATGGCCAAAAAGTAGACACTGGAAAATgtagttaaagatgttagtgtccAGTAGAGTTTGCACATGAAGGTTCCCAGGGAATGCATTTGTTCAATGGCAAGAAACAGTAAGCACAACATGTAGAAGAAGTCTCCAAGAGCCAGGCTGAACACAAAGACATTCGTGGTCCTCCACATCTTCTTAAACCACAAAATGATAAAGAGGACCAACGCATTGCCGAGAAGGCCCACCAAACACACCAGCAGAAAAGAGATGAAGGTTACAGACATGGCAAGAGGTGGGTCAGAGTAATCCGTTGAATTAAAGTCCTCCTCAAATAAGTAGAGGTTCTCAGAATGGAAGCTAGTGTTGGCCTCTATTTCGTCCTCCATTTTCTTCGTAGGTTAGCTCGATCTTCTAAAAGAAGGAAAAAGAAAACGCATTAATATATATCATTAGTACATATCTTGAGAGCCAGTTATGCCGTAGTCAGGCAGGATGGTTGTCAGCGGAACGAATATCTGAACCATATCTTAAAAggcttctccgctttggacaatttcTACTTGTGtagtattacacggcccgatgtgggccgtgcaaacgagcgccgatcaacgagacagctcattgatcggcactcgtttgctcctttcacaaggagctagtatggggacaagcgctcgttaccccgattgctcgtccccatacatttctatcatgttggcagcgcgtctacacagggagatgtgctgccgacaacgataaaagtGTATGCATCTAAAACGCTGcaatcagccgataaatgagcattgccctgtttacacatggcaattatcgggaacgagcgttctatgaacactcgtttgccctataattgcccagtgtaaaagggccttaagcagATCACAGTGTCCCCTGCGGGGAtcaccagtgatcagctgtgatctgtgaatGAGGTtgtaaacctggcagtaagtgtttagtttccctgcagcgccaccacagggcaaattaaGCATTACCCAGTgcctattcatatcaatgggttgtgtgTGTAATACAGGATCGGACAGGCCCTCCAGAgctagagacactctttgtaatcgCTCTCTACTCAGGCCAAAAAATGAGGATCCGgatagaggacccccctctacagCTGTgctgaatatgttggcgctatctaACCTACATATACCTGTGTGGTAGGATTATGTAAACACTgtcatatgggcactgtatggggttaTTACTTGGGCACTGAATGGTACTGTGATTTGTGCACTCTACGGTAGAGTTGCTACTTTTTGTAAATTTGAAGATAGTCTTCAACCAATTGATCAAAAAAGGAACAGACTGGTTAATGTATAACCTGTCCGATCCCTGTTCCCAACAATGGGAGATATCAGAAAAATTGAAGCTGCCCCCATAGACATGAGATGAATCCCTTCAAAATTGTTGGGACTCAGAGACAAATATTTTAAGTCTAAGGCCGGCTTAAGACTCGAGAGCCTTTTTGGATGGTAGAGAAACTCGCCAGGGAAGGGTGGCACATTTTCATTCACTCCACTTTGGGTCCTACCGATTAATTAGTTGAAAGGGGTTTGTCTCAGCTGGTACATGGCATGGCATTGTGGTAGTAATATCCATAGAGGTCACACTTCAGGATATATAATAAAAGGGACAAATTGAGATAAGCTTCACCTTCAGGTCTCAGGGACacgcaagagaaaaaaaaaccacaatggcGCAACGCATGGCATCATTTCAGGAAAGTGAGTGGGGCACGCTCACCTGATGGCGTCGTGTTGGGgccaaaaaaagtatatatatatatcgcacaAGTGCTGGTTCGGGAGACCGCTAGCCATGGGTCTTTCTGGGTGAAGAACTAGACCCAGCGAGAGATAGTGATATTGAATGCCAAGATGCACAAAGAGGTTCTGAGTGCAAGACGGCGAAAACTGACCCTTACGAGCCTTTCCctttgggagcatgatactgtgtgggttgaaccgggtgtgtatgggcggggataaggctgggttagaggcgtggcttaacagggAAAAAATGTTGCCGCGCTACACCTGCCACATCAATTGTCCCCctctgcgatacttgaaagttgggagcgaTGACTATAAGGACAGTGTAATGTGGTAAAAGGTTAGATGCAAAATGTGTATCCTGCACGTAAAAAGTTTGTTTGTTGTTGCCATGGTGACGGAGCGACCCCCCCATGCCACTGTCCGAATAAATCATTATTACGATCGGCACCCTTACTCCTATTTTCTTGTACCTCCCATAGCAGCGGTGCTCCGGTACATCGCCGTGACACTGCCTGGATGCCTGGGTGAGTCGGCAGAGTTACCGGCACTTGTGgggtgtatgtttattgttgccaTGGCAAAGGTACATGAATATGCCGCTGCCTGGGTGAATACACATTAAGAACGGCCAAGTGTGCAGTTAGTTAATTGTGCCCAAGGCTGCGGTGATTTATTCAAACTCCGTCACCATGGCAACAACAAACAAACTTTCTACGTGCAGAATATACATTTTACAATTAACCGTTTACCACATTACCATCATACTTATCTTTATTTCCTCAGTAGGTTTTTTGACAGCTCGGATTCACATTTAACCCCTGACCTTCGAAATCGCCTCTTTGCCGCTTATTATTGCGAAAAAACGTCTATAAGTGCGTTTggttcaactttctaaatactttttagtaaaaattatttttactttttgagatacagctgctttgtatcccgtatacagagcagctgtatctagcgctgagacctgaatttgtcatatcagcggcactgacggcttCAGTAACAGCGGGTCCTGGATGTCTCTGACATGCATGATCGAGCaactattgatcacatctaatttcataacttagatgtgattgattacaggtggatcctgtgtgtcttgacccgctttcactgaacccgtcagtcccgctgatatgacggattcagatctcagcactagatatagctgctctatatacaggatacaaagcagctgtatctcaaaaagtaaaaattatttttaataaaaagtatttagaaagttgcaccaaacagactgatatatatataaatatattttttaaaggtgtacatagcatttaatatTGCAAAGCGAACGGCGCCTTCGTAAGGGTCAGTTTTCGCCGTTTTGTACATAGAAAGTTTTTGTAAATCTTGGCATTCAATATCGCTATTGACACACAGGGCTGCGGTGACGTGACGGATCAGGACAATGGCATTCCTGATAACATCCACCATGGAAGAGAGGGGCTCCCTATAACAGAGCACAGCGGAGCGGAGCGGTCTATGTTTCAGCTTGTTCTAGACTGTTTGATCAATACCAATGAAAAGAAGACTACACACAACCGCGCGGCACAGGTGATGTCGAAACCATGCTGCCCACAAAAACAACACATTCTACTAAAGTCTATGATTGTGGTCGGAACTACGGATACAGTCGGGCAAAGTAGGGGCATGCGTAGCTCGGCCATCTGCTGCTAAGGCTTAGTAGGATGTAGAGgacagtaagggcatgttcacgaaaaacggctgtaaaatacggagatgtgttcaagggaaaacagcctctgatttgatgtttttggagctgtttttctattgtgacaataaaaaaacgctccaaaaacagctcaagaggtgacatg
Protein-coding regions in this window:
- the LOC142656520 gene encoding somatostatin receptor type 5-like, with protein sequence MEDEIEANTSFHSENLYLFEEDFNSTDYSDPPLAMSVTFISFLLVCLVGLLGNALVLFIILWFKKMWRTTNVFVFSLALGDFFYMLCLLFLAIEQMHSLGTFMCKLYWTLTSLTTFSSVYFLAIMSIDVFLQMYFPSFSKKLRLKGAALSSLVIWILSLLLGIPFFLYANVDEFSNCRISWPEPAAVWNISFISYRFSIAFLAPVILIGVFLTLTQCRVRRHDQSTLNGVKEDVVMIMVLSLVFIVFWLPTHFLEIVSGAIPDLEFSEECYYLILIIPYLKSCIYPFLYGCLSSSFKDLFDRIFCCKKVQEDPKSQ